The Candidatus Melainabacteria bacterium RIFOXYA2_FULL_32_9 genome includes the window TAAATCCAGTAACTTGGTTGGTTATTTGTTTAGAATTAACATTTTGTAGCCTATTAGAGGGCATTGTTGAGCTAAAACTTAACACACGCATAACTTACCTTCCTTCCCTATTAATATCAATCAGTTATATATCTAAAACCAGAACTTAATCGAAAATTGTGTTGGATACAAAAATTGGTTAATAAATATTAACTTTATTTTTTGCTTTGAGATTGATAATTAAGGGTCTATCCAAGAAATAATGCATATGTTAATTGGTATTATTTTTTAGGCTCTTTTGGGGATAAATACTTCGTCTAAAATCTTGAAATTTGAGATATTATCAATGATAAACGCTCTTACCTCATCTCTGTCATAATCCCATAAATAAAGCTTATCAGATGCACCTGTATGTTTAATCTCATGGGGTTCTCCAATTCTATGGGAATATCCCTTTCTCTCTGAATGATAATCAAACTCGACTACCCTTGTTTCTTCTATGGCCTTTTTTATATCATTTTGAATCATTTTATCTCCTCAGCAAAAATATCTAGAAATTTTTCTATCACTAAATTCTCTATATTTACTAATGATATTGAGGATTTTTTCAATTCTTTAATAGAGCTAATTAAATTGGAATTAAGTCCGCAGGGATTTATTTTTGAAAAGTTAGATAAATCCGGATTTACATTTAGAGCAAAACCATGCATTGTTATTCCTTTTTTAACCCCAATACCTATTGAAGCTAGCTTCTTATTATTTGCCCATACTCCTGTTAGCTTTTCAACTTTATAAGCTTGAATATCTATTTCTTTTAATACTTCAATAATTAAATCTTCTATTTTTCTTAAATATTGGTGCACATCAAGATTTTGAGATTTTAAGTCCATTATTATATAGCCAATTAGTTGGTCTGGGCCGTGGTAAGTTAAATCTCCACCTCGATTTATAATAATTATGGGGATATTTTTATCCAGGATATTATTTCTATCAGCTCCTTTTCCCATAGTGAATACAGGATAATGTTCTAATAAAAGAAGAAAGTTATCCTCAAGACCATCTTTTTTTAGTTTGACAAGATGATTTTGATATTCAAGAGCTTTTAAATATTCTATTTTCCCTAATTTCTTAATTTTCCACATTTTTATTTATTAGTGATCCCCAAAAGTAATTATTAGATAAAAAATAAAGATGAGAAGAAAGTTATGACGGAAAGTATCTTACGGATGCCGAAGCGTCAATAATGTCTTGTAGGACTTCTGTTTGAGCAGGCATAGCCGGCGAGTTAAGTCCGATATGGATTTTAGTCAATAATCGAGCTTCGAGTAGCCGTCAGGGTAAGTGGGTTTTTGTTTTTTTTGTACTTTTTCAACTATCTATTTTCTGCTATATCCTATATGGATCAATATAAAAAGGCATTAATATAGAGGATATTTACTTTTTCTTCCTTTTTGTTGTGGTAAAAAGGAAGAAAAAGTAACAAAAAGAAGGAAAAAACCTATTAATCATAACGGCTGTTCAGAACTTATATTGTTTCAGTCTGAGTTAGCCGAGCCAAACTCGCTTCGCTCAAACAAGGCTCTAATAGTATTTGTTGACGTTTCGACATCCGTAAGTCAAAGCAAGTCAGGGCTTTGCCCCGAACCCCATATATGAATTTATTTTTCTATATTAGGTATATATAAATGCAGGATTTACTCAACTTCTCCTAAATGTTGAAATAATCAAAATCGTTATCCTTTATAATTACTTATTCTTATATAAATTACAAATAATCAACCCCTGAGAGTTTATAATCAGGGGTTGATTATTGTGTTTATGATTTATTTATTAAACTAAAACTGCTTCCTGAATCTG containing:
- a CDS encoding lipoyl(octanoyl) transferase; the encoded protein is MWKIKKLGKIEYLKALEYQNHLVKLKKDGLEDNFLLLLEHYPVFTMGKGADRNNILDKNIPIIIINRGGDLTYHGPDQLIGYIIMDLKSQNLDVHQYLRKIEDLIIEVLKEIDIQAYKVEKLTGVWANNKKLASIGIGVKKGITMHGFALNVNPDLSNFSKINPCGLNSNLISSIKELKKSSISLVNIENLVIEKFLDIFAEEIK